The Amycolatopsis viridis genome window below encodes:
- a CDS encoding heavy-metal-associated domain-containing protein, whose amino-acid sequence MTETVYTVTGMTCQHCVASVTEEVGRIEGVQDVKVDLPTGAVTVVSAGELSDDAIRAAVDEAGYALAPR is encoded by the coding sequence ATGACTGAGACCGTCTACACCGTCACCGGGATGACCTGCCAGCACTGCGTCGCGTCGGTCACCGAGGAGGTCGGCAGGATCGAGGGCGTCCAGGACGTCAAGGTCGACCTGCCGACCGGCGCCGTCACCGTCGTGAGCGCCGGCGAGCTGAGCGACGACGCGATCCGCGCCGCCGTCGACGAGGCCGGGTACGCACTCGCCCCGCGGTGA
- a CDS encoding HoxN/HupN/NixA family nickel/cobalt transporter — protein sequence MSVAAMACCILALNAAGWGVLLLLVVPRHFAIGASGVFGVGLGVTAFTLGMRHAFDADHIAAIDNTTRKLIAEGRRPLTVGFWFSLGHSTIVFGLCLLLSLGVRALAGEVEDGSSTLHDVTGVIGLSVSGTFLCLLGVINLVVLIGIVRLARDLRRGRFDEAELEARLAGRGLLNRVLGRVTAAVREPWHIYPVGVLFGLGFDTATEVGLLVLAGGAAAFALPWYAVLVLPILFAAGMTLFDAADGFLMNYAYGWAFARPVRKIFYNIAVTALSVVVALVIGVIELISVVVDRTGITSGPLASIAEMNLDHAGFVIVGLFALTWVVAWLVWRLGRIEERWTADAE from the coding sequence ATGTCGGTGGCCGCGATGGCCTGCTGCATCCTGGCCCTCAACGCCGCCGGGTGGGGGGTGCTCCTCCTGCTGGTCGTGCCGCGGCACTTCGCGATCGGCGCGTCCGGCGTCTTCGGGGTGGGCCTGGGGGTCACCGCGTTCACCCTGGGTATGCGGCACGCGTTCGACGCCGACCACATCGCGGCGATCGACAACACCACCCGCAAGCTCATCGCGGAGGGGCGGCGTCCGCTCACCGTCGGCTTCTGGTTCTCCCTCGGGCATTCCACGATCGTGTTCGGCCTGTGCCTGCTGCTCTCGCTCGGCGTGCGTGCGCTGGCCGGCGAGGTCGAGGACGGCTCCTCCACGCTGCACGACGTCACCGGCGTGATCGGCCTGTCGGTCTCCGGCACCTTCCTGTGCCTGCTCGGCGTGATCAACCTGGTCGTCCTGATCGGCATCGTCCGACTCGCCCGTGACCTGCGCCGCGGCCGGTTCGACGAGGCCGAGCTCGAGGCCAGGCTCGCCGGTCGCGGCCTGCTCAACCGCGTCCTCGGCCGGGTCACGGCGGCGGTGCGGGAACCCTGGCACATCTACCCGGTGGGCGTCCTGTTCGGCCTCGGTTTCGACACCGCGACCGAGGTCGGCCTGCTGGTCCTGGCCGGCGGTGCGGCCGCGTTCGCCCTGCCCTGGTACGCCGTTCTCGTGCTGCCCATCCTGTTCGCGGCGGGCATGACCCTGTTCGACGCGGCCGACGGGTTCTTGATGAACTACGCCTACGGCTGGGCGTTCGCCCGGCCGGTCCGCAAGATCTTCTACAACATCGCCGTCACCGCCCTGTCCGTCGTGGTGGCGCTGGTGATCGGCGTGATCGAGCTGATCTCGGTGGTCGTCGACCGGACCGGTATCACGAGTGGTCCGCTGGCGTCGATCGCCGAGATGAACCTCGACCACGCCGGGTTCGTGATCGTGGGCCTGTTCGCGCTCACCTGGGTGGTCGCCTGGCTGGTGTGGCGGCTGGGGCGCATCGAGGAGCGGTGGACCGCGGACGCCGAGTAG
- a CDS encoding metal-sensitive transcriptional regulator — MASYSGDKDAYLKRLRRIEGQIRGLQRMVEEDKYCIDILTQVSAATKALQAFSLELLEEHLSGCVVDAARAGGREAEVKVREASDAIARLVKS, encoded by the coding sequence ATGGCGAGCTACAGCGGTGACAAGGACGCCTACCTCAAGCGACTGCGCCGGATCGAAGGCCAGATCCGTGGCCTGCAGCGGATGGTCGAAGAGGACAAGTACTGCATCGACATCCTGACGCAGGTCTCCGCGGCGACGAAGGCACTGCAGGCGTTCTCCCTCGAACTGCTGGAGGAGCACCTCTCGGGCTGCGTGGTGGACGCGGCGCGCGCGGGCGGCCGCGAGGCCGAGGTGAAGGTCCGCGAGGCCAGCGACGCCATCGCCCGGCTGGTCAAGTCCTGA
- a CDS encoding TetR/AcrR family transcriptional regulator, protein MPTRARERLVQTAEDLFYADGIRAVGVERLLEASGVGRASFYRHFASKDDLVETVLTERDQAWRRLLAEGVAARGGHPLAVFDFLAERFARADYRGCAFINAMAEVGDADAAVYELARAHKAAVTEYLAGLLDKAGYRESETLAAQLMLLIDGALVTALRERSAEPALRAKAIATALLGR, encoded by the coding sequence ATGCCCACTCGTGCCCGTGAACGACTCGTGCAGACCGCGGAGGACCTGTTCTACGCCGACGGCATCCGCGCGGTGGGTGTCGAGCGGCTGCTGGAGGCGTCCGGCGTCGGGCGCGCCTCGTTCTACCGGCACTTCGCGAGCAAGGACGACCTGGTCGAGACGGTGCTCACCGAGCGGGACCAGGCGTGGCGCCGGTTGCTCGCCGAAGGCGTCGCGGCGCGCGGCGGTCACCCGCTGGCGGTCTTCGACTTCCTGGCCGAGCGGTTCGCGCGCGCCGACTACCGGGGCTGCGCGTTCATCAACGCGATGGCCGAGGTCGGCGACGCGGACGCGGCCGTCTACGAGCTGGCCCGCGCGCACAAGGCGGCGGTGACCGAATACCTGGCCGGACTGCTGGACAAGGCGGGCTACCGGGAGAGCGAGACGCTCGCCGCCCAGTTGATGCTGCTGATCGACGGCGCGCTGGTCACGGCGCTGCGGGAACGCAGCGCGGAACCGGCGCTGCGGGCCAAGGCCATCGCGACCGCCTTGCTCGGCCGGTGA
- a CDS encoding MFS transporter — protein MTTTTRLPARIGVLTVATFAVGTDAFVVNGVLPELARSLNVSVGQAGQLVSVFAIAYAVLSPVLAAATGNWPRRTVLLAALGVFVLGNAVTALAPDYGLALASRVIAAAGAAAITPTAATAAAALAPPDRRGRAMSLVTLGLVSSTALGVPIGTLLGSVASWRQTMWLVAALGVVAAAGVALWLPAVPNPPATTLRERLAPLRDRTVVLILAATVAMFTGIYLVTIYLSVIVEGATSGDGVRLTVLLFAAGVAGTISNMVTGGWTDRFGPMRVITVAMTLGVLDYAFMPWTTATFAGALIAVVAYGLASWAVMVPQQHQLIAAAPATPSLVVSLNASAVYLAVSLAGVLGAGVLELVRAAFLPWFAAVFLLAGLAAAAAAKFKR, from the coding sequence ATGACCACCACGACCCGCCTGCCCGCCCGGATCGGCGTGCTGACCGTCGCGACGTTCGCCGTCGGCACGGACGCCTTCGTCGTCAACGGCGTCCTGCCGGAGCTGGCCCGATCCCTGAACGTGAGCGTCGGCCAAGCCGGCCAGCTCGTGTCCGTCTTCGCGATCGCCTACGCCGTGCTGTCGCCGGTGCTCGCCGCCGCCACGGGGAACTGGCCACGACGCACGGTCCTGCTTGCGGCACTCGGCGTCTTCGTACTGGGCAACGCCGTCACCGCGCTCGCGCCGGACTACGGCCTGGCACTGGCCTCGCGGGTGATCGCCGCGGCAGGGGCCGCCGCCATCACACCGACAGCCGCCACCGCCGCGGCCGCCCTGGCCCCACCGGACCGCCGCGGCCGCGCGATGTCGCTGGTCACGCTGGGCCTGGTGTCGTCGACCGCGCTGGGCGTGCCGATCGGCACACTGCTCGGTTCCGTGGCGAGCTGGCGGCAGACCATGTGGCTGGTCGCCGCGCTCGGCGTGGTCGCCGCGGCCGGTGTCGCGCTCTGGCTGCCGGCGGTGCCGAACCCGCCGGCGACCACCCTGCGGGAGCGCCTGGCGCCACTGCGGGACCGGACCGTCGTGCTCATCCTCGCCGCGACCGTGGCCATGTTCACCGGGATCTACCTGGTCACGATCTACCTCAGCGTGATCGTCGAAGGCGCGACCTCGGGCGACGGCGTCCGCCTCACCGTCCTGCTGTTCGCCGCCGGAGTGGCCGGGACCATCAGCAACATGGTCACCGGAGGCTGGACGGACCGCTTCGGCCCGATGCGGGTCATCACCGTCGCGATGACCCTCGGCGTGCTCGACTACGCGTTCATGCCGTGGACCACCGCGACGTTCGCCGGCGCGCTGATCGCCGTCGTCGCCTACGGTCTCGCGTCGTGGGCCGTGATGGTCCCGCAGCAGCACCAGCTGATCGCCGCGGCGCCGGCGACACCGTCGCTGGTCGTGTCGCTGAACGCGTCGGCGGTCTACCTCGCGGTGTCCCTCGCCGGGGTGCTCGGCGCCGGCGTGCTCGAGCTGGTGCGTGCCGCTTTCCTGCCGTGGTTCGCGGCCGTGTTCCTCCTCGCCGGCCTCGCCGCGGCGGCGGCGGCGAAGTTTAAACGTTGA
- a CDS encoding D-sedoheptulose-7-phosphate isomerase: MSASTLPNVARGHLDILDETLSALRRQTGRLTRWGQALAERLSEGNRLLAAGNGGSAAEAQQLTAELLGRYHDDRPPFSAIALRADTSSFTAVGDEYEYDHAEVFARQVRAHARPRDVLLLLSASGRSRNLVRAAEEGACAGAQVWALTGPTPNPLANVAEDALCLPGTAATVQEAHLVAIHILCAEVENVLAGRGIERRVS; encoded by the coding sequence ATGAGCGCGTCCACCCTTCCCAACGTGGCGCGTGGACACCTGGACATCCTGGACGAGACGCTGAGTGCGCTCCGCCGGCAAACGGGGCGCCTCACGCGCTGGGGCCAGGCGCTCGCCGAGCGGCTGAGCGAGGGCAACCGGCTGCTCGCCGCGGGCAACGGCGGCTCGGCCGCCGAGGCCCAGCAGCTCACCGCGGAGCTGCTGGGCCGCTACCACGACGACCGGCCACCGTTCTCGGCGATCGCCCTGCGCGCGGACACCTCCAGCTTCACCGCCGTGGGCGACGAATACGAGTACGACCACGCCGAGGTGTTCGCCCGGCAGGTGCGAGCACACGCACGCCCGCGCGACGTCCTCCTGCTGCTGTCGGCCAGCGGCCGCAGCCGCAACCTGGTGCGGGCGGCCGAGGAAGGCGCCTGCGCCGGAGCACAGGTGTGGGCGCTGACCGGCCCGACGCCCAACCCGCTCGCGAACGTCGCCGAGGACGCGCTGTGCCTGCCCGGCACGGCCGCCACCGTGCAGGAAGCTCACCTGGTCGCCATCCACATCCTGTGCGCGGAGGTGGAGAACGTGCTGGCCGGCCGGGGAATCGAGCGGCGGGTCTCCTGA
- a CDS encoding DUF2188 domain-containing protein, translating into MSRAVYWVSPMLGSWDVRRGGEVLSHHERKRDAVRAAAKLARADRPSVLRIQRRDGSIESRRLYGDDPLPAPG; encoded by the coding sequence ATGTCGCGGGCCGTGTACTGGGTTTCGCCCATGCTGGGCAGCTGGGACGTCAGGCGGGGCGGGGAGGTGCTGTCGCACCACGAGCGCAAGCGGGACGCGGTGCGCGCGGCGGCGAAGCTGGCGCGCGCCGACCGCCCGAGCGTGCTCAGGATCCAGCGCCGGGACGGATCGATCGAGAGCAGGCGGCTCTACGGCGACGATCCGCTGCCCGCTCCGGGGTGA
- a CDS encoding helix-turn-helix domain-containing protein, whose amino-acid sequence MGGRLDTGRLYAALDAERESRGLSWRQLAAEAGVSASLVSRMSNGHRPDLDGFIALVQWLGMPAETFMVWPEGEPDGRRRPSLEAQLAPLLRAEEELSAADQQHVIDVVGLTMRHIRARHKEPQ is encoded by the coding sequence ATGGGCGGACGACTGGACACGGGCAGGCTGTACGCGGCGCTGGACGCGGAGCGGGAGTCTCGCGGCCTGTCCTGGCGGCAGCTCGCGGCCGAGGCCGGGGTGAGCGCGTCCCTCGTCAGCCGGATGAGCAACGGCCACCGGCCGGACCTGGACGGGTTCATCGCGCTCGTCCAGTGGCTCGGCATGCCCGCCGAGACGTTCATGGTGTGGCCCGAGGGCGAGCCCGACGGGCGGCGCCGGCCCTCGCTCGAAGCGCAGCTCGCGCCGCTGCTCCGGGCCGAGGAAGAACTCAGCGCGGCCGACCAGCAGCACGTGATCGACGTGGTCGGCCTGACCATGCGACACATCCGCGCCAGGCACAAGGAGCCGCAATGA
- a CDS encoding ImmA/IrrE family metallo-endopeptidase translates to MTLRRGFKKQARELALEVRAELGLPVFAPLDPWALAELYGIEVFDLSNPILPPESVRYLTEERPHVFSAALVPLQPSGAVIIENHVHPPRRRRSTIAHEMAHVLLEHPFGPTLTDENGCRSVVAEIEEEAAELSGELLIPTDAARVAAFKGWSDHSVANHFRVSVAMATWRMNMSAGRRIAARTRGKDETAHYATPA, encoded by the coding sequence ATGACTCTCCGCCGGGGTTTCAAGAAGCAGGCCAGGGAACTCGCCCTGGAGGTCCGCGCCGAGCTGGGCCTGCCGGTCTTCGCGCCGCTGGACCCGTGGGCGCTGGCCGAGCTCTACGGCATCGAGGTGTTCGACCTGTCCAACCCGATCCTGCCGCCGGAATCCGTGCGGTACCTGACCGAGGAGCGCCCGCACGTGTTCTCCGCAGCGCTGGTGCCGCTCCAGCCCAGCGGCGCGGTGATCATCGAGAACCACGTGCACCCCCCGCGCCGCAGGCGGTCCACGATCGCGCACGAGATGGCGCACGTGCTCCTGGAGCACCCGTTCGGCCCCACCCTGACCGACGAAAACGGCTGCCGCTCCGTGGTCGCCGAGATCGAAGAAGAAGCCGCCGAGCTTTCCGGCGAACTCCTGATCCCCACCGACGCCGCGCGCGTGGCCGCGTTCAAGGGCTGGTCGGATCACTCGGTGGCCAACCACTTCCGGGTCAGCGTCGCGATGGCCACGTGGCGCATGAACATGAGCGCCGGCCGCCGGATCGCCGCACGCACACGCGGCAAGGACGAGACGGCCCACTACGCCACACCCGCCTGA
- a CDS encoding HNH endonuclease, with product MDLEAEVDVRRRIMARLREAVDASPSGTLSRRELSAFAVDGRVWRLLDQGRGIRNPKDLQATLTIMTSLHGPYGDEPMESGLFRYHYQSSSDAGDNTKLRRACELQVPLILFWMLEPGLYVPVFPVYVVADDRPNRVFLIALDEGLRFLPDPMDPGEAAKRYAHRIARRRLHQPVFRASVLRAYEVRCAVCRLQHGNLLDAAHIIPDGADHGAPIVSNGLSLCKIHHAAYDNQQLGISPDYRVHIAHDLLVEVDGPMLRHGLQEMHGQRIGLPPRPKERPDRDRLDERYQQFLRAS from the coding sequence GTGGACCTTGAAGCAGAAGTCGACGTCCGGCGTCGGATCATGGCGCGGCTTCGGGAGGCTGTCGACGCTTCGCCGTCGGGGACGTTGAGTCGTCGAGAACTGAGCGCGTTCGCGGTTGACGGACGCGTTTGGCGCCTGCTCGACCAAGGACGCGGCATTCGCAACCCCAAGGACCTGCAGGCCACGCTCACGATCATGACGTCGTTGCACGGGCCGTACGGCGATGAGCCGATGGAAAGCGGCTTGTTCCGGTACCACTACCAGTCGTCGTCCGACGCCGGCGACAACACCAAGCTCAGACGCGCGTGCGAGCTCCAGGTCCCCTTGATCCTCTTCTGGATGTTGGAGCCGGGACTTTACGTGCCCGTGTTCCCGGTGTACGTGGTCGCGGACGACCGGCCGAACCGGGTGTTCCTCATCGCTTTGGACGAAGGACTGCGATTCCTGCCCGATCCGATGGATCCGGGTGAAGCTGCGAAGCGGTACGCTCATCGAATAGCGCGGCGGCGGCTGCACCAGCCCGTCTTCCGTGCGAGCGTGCTACGGGCATACGAAGTGCGCTGCGCGGTGTGTCGACTCCAGCACGGAAACCTGCTCGACGCAGCTCACATCATCCCTGACGGTGCTGATCACGGCGCTCCGATCGTGTCGAACGGGCTCAGCTTGTGCAAGATCCACCACGCCGCCTACGACAACCAGCAACTCGGTATTTCACCGGACTACCGAGTCCACATCGCGCACGACCTGCTCGTCGAGGTGGATGGGCCGATGCTGCGGCACGGACTGCAGGAGATGCACGGTCAACGCATCGGGTTGCCGCCGCGCCCCAAGGAGCGCCCTGACCGCGACCGGCTGGACGAGCGTTACCAACAGTTCCTCCGTGCGTCCTGA
- a CDS encoding CaiB/BaiF CoA transferase family protein yields the protein MNRPLAGITVVSLEQAVAAPFATRQLADLGARVIKVERPRGGDFARRYDTTVHGQSSYFVWLNRSKESLTLDVKDPRGREILDRLLAGADVFVQNLATGAAARLGLDPAALGERYPELIPCTISGYGTDGPWAGRKAYDLLVQCQTGLVSLTGTPEGAARAGISVADIAGGMYAYSGILTALFTRATTGEVRPVEVSLFDALSEWMGQPAYYTRYGGTQPPRVGTQHATIAPYGAYTAADGKDVLFSIQNEPEWVALCTHFLQRPELADDPRFATGSARVAHRDELNAIVADRFRELDSEKIMALLDGIGVANAGVNSVHEFLDHPVLAERDRWREVPIPGGTMAALLPPVIMAGVEPRMDPVPEVGGQTDSILTELGHAPAEIARLRADGVV from the coding sequence GTGAACCGGCCGCTCGCCGGGATCACCGTCGTCAGCCTGGAGCAGGCGGTCGCGGCGCCGTTCGCCACGCGTCAGCTGGCCGACCTCGGCGCCCGCGTGATCAAGGTGGAGCGGCCGCGCGGCGGCGACTTCGCGCGCCGCTACGACACCACCGTGCACGGGCAGTCCAGCTACTTCGTCTGGCTGAACCGCTCCAAGGAGTCGCTGACGCTCGACGTGAAGGACCCGCGCGGCCGCGAGATCCTCGACCGCCTGCTCGCCGGGGCCGACGTGTTCGTGCAGAACCTCGCGACCGGCGCCGCCGCGCGGCTGGGGCTGGACCCGGCGGCGCTGGGCGAGCGGTACCCGGAGCTGATCCCGTGCACGATCAGCGGGTACGGCACGGACGGCCCGTGGGCCGGGCGCAAGGCGTACGACCTGCTGGTGCAGTGCCAGACCGGTCTGGTGTCGCTGACCGGCACGCCGGAGGGCGCGGCGCGGGCCGGGATCTCGGTGGCCGACATCGCGGGCGGTATGTACGCCTACTCCGGCATCCTCACGGCGCTGTTCACGCGGGCCACGACCGGCGAGGTGCGGCCGGTGGAGGTGTCGCTGTTCGACGCGTTGTCGGAGTGGATGGGGCAGCCCGCCTACTACACGCGCTACGGCGGCACCCAGCCGCCGCGGGTGGGTACCCAGCACGCCACGATCGCGCCATACGGGGCCTACACCGCGGCCGACGGCAAGGACGTGTTGTTCTCGATCCAGAACGAGCCGGAGTGGGTGGCGCTGTGCACCCACTTCCTGCAGCGGCCCGAGCTGGCCGACGACCCGCGCTTCGCGACCGGGTCCGCGCGCGTGGCGCACCGGGACGAGCTGAACGCGATCGTGGCGGACCGGTTCCGGGAGCTGGACAGCGAGAAGATCATGGCGCTGCTGGACGGCATCGGCGTCGCGAACGCCGGGGTGAACTCGGTGCACGAGTTCCTGGACCACCCGGTGCTCGCGGAGCGCGACCGGTGGCGGGAGGTGCCGATCCCCGGCGGGACAATGGCGGCGCTGCTGCCGCCGGTGATCATGGCCGGGGTCGAACCGCGGATGGACCCGGTGCCGGAGGTCGGCGGCCAGACGGACTCGATCCTCACCGAGCTGGGTCACGCCCCGGCGGAGATCGCGCGGCTGCGTGCCGACGGGGTGGTGTGA
- a CDS encoding putative quinol monooxygenase, with protein sequence MNQNDVVVVIATLEAADGKESQVEEALRTAVRAVHAEPGCERYALHRASSSPTTFVMVEKWASGQALRVHGKGPALAELGKTLDGLLAKPMDLQILTPLPDGDPQLGAL encoded by the coding sequence ATGAACCAGAACGATGTCGTCGTCGTGATCGCCACCCTCGAGGCCGCCGACGGCAAGGAATCCCAGGTCGAGGAGGCGCTGCGCACCGCGGTGCGGGCGGTGCACGCCGAGCCGGGGTGCGAACGCTACGCGCTGCACCGCGCTTCCAGCTCGCCGACGACGTTCGTGATGGTGGAGAAGTGGGCCTCCGGCCAGGCGCTGCGCGTGCACGGCAAGGGCCCCGCGCTCGCCGAGCTGGGCAAGACGCTGGACGGGCTGCTCGCCAAGCCGATGGACCTGCAGATCCTGACGCCGCTGCCGGACGGGGACCCGCAGCTGGGCGCGTTGTGA
- a CDS encoding SDR family oxidoreductase, translating to MSGRENAVVVGATGGIGAEVAAALAERYALWLVGRDETALKESAGTLPDAHCWIVDLANSDIPDKPPELSSVDVLVHCAGVFQLGSVSETDPTAWRELFAVNLFGVAGLTQSLLPALRAARGRVILVNSTAALGPPANRVAYAASKTALRVFAEALHREELPNGVRVTSIYPGRVATPMQQSVRRMEGGRYEPERYLNPGSVADAVRSVLAAPGDTHLTELVIEPEWRP from the coding sequence ATGAGTGGCAGAGAAAACGCGGTGGTGGTCGGAGCGACCGGTGGAATCGGCGCCGAGGTTGCTGCTGCGCTGGCCGAACGGTACGCGTTGTGGCTGGTCGGGCGTGACGAGACCGCCCTCAAGGAAAGTGCTGGAACTCTGCCCGATGCGCATTGCTGGATTGTTGATCTCGCGAATTCAGACATTCCAGATAAGCCGCCGGAATTGTCGTCGGTCGACGTCTTGGTGCATTGCGCGGGGGTTTTCCAACTGGGCTCGGTATCGGAAACCGATCCCACGGCGTGGCGCGAACTGTTCGCGGTCAACCTGTTCGGCGTGGCCGGGCTGACCCAGTCGCTGCTGCCCGCGCTGCGCGCCGCACGCGGCCGGGTGATCCTGGTGAACTCCACCGCCGCCCTCGGCCCGCCGGCCAACCGGGTCGCCTACGCCGCGAGCAAGACGGCGCTGCGGGTGTTCGCGGAGGCGCTGCACCGCGAAGAACTGCCCAACGGTGTGCGCGTCACCAGCATCTACCCCGGCCGGGTCGCCACACCGATGCAGCAGTCGGTGCGCCGCATGGAGGGCGGCCGCTACGAACCCGAGCGGTACCTCAATCCCGGGTCGGTCGCGGACGCGGTGCGGTCCGTGCTGGCAGCACCCGGCGACACGCACCTCACCGAGCTGGTGATCGAACCGGAGTGGCGGCCCTGA
- a CDS encoding DHA2 family efflux MFS transporter permease subunit: MTATEPALRYGQAGGRWVLFATVLGSGLTFLDATVVNIALPRIGTSLGAGTAGLQWTINGYTLSLAALILLGGSLGDRFGRRRIFTIGVAWFSIASLLCGLAPDIWTLIAARVLQGVGGALLAPGSLAILEASFHPDDRAKAIGAWSGLGGIAGALGPFLGGWLVEVASWRLVFLINVPLAATVVLVALKHVPETRDPGAARQLDFTGAAMGALGLAGLSYGFTAWPSLGPGAPSVLIALAIGIAGIVAFVLAERRSPHPMLPLGVFASRQFTAANLVTFAVYAALGGVFFLVVLNLQVVGGFSPVAAGSAMLPVTALMLLLSARAGALGQRTGPRLPMTAGPLVCAVALVLLSRISASPSYLTEVLPAVVVLGLGLSLTVAPLTATALGALDDRYAGVASGANNAIARTAGLLAVAVLPLVAGIGSGSLTDPVALAPAYRTAMLVCAGMLVAGGVVAFAFVPGRPKPAAPSPVHVHCAVGAPPLHPAECREPTDP, from the coding sequence GTGACGGCCACCGAACCCGCACTCCGCTACGGCCAGGCCGGCGGACGGTGGGTGCTGTTCGCGACCGTGCTCGGGTCCGGTCTGACGTTCCTCGACGCGACGGTCGTCAACATCGCGCTCCCGCGGATCGGCACCTCGCTCGGGGCCGGCACCGCCGGTCTCCAGTGGACGATCAACGGCTACACCCTGAGCCTCGCCGCGCTCATCCTGCTCGGCGGCTCGCTGGGCGACCGCTTCGGCCGGCGTCGCATCTTCACCATCGGCGTCGCCTGGTTCTCGATCGCGTCGCTGCTCTGCGGCCTCGCGCCGGACATCTGGACGTTGATCGCCGCCCGCGTCCTGCAGGGCGTGGGCGGCGCGCTGCTCGCGCCCGGGTCGCTGGCGATCCTGGAGGCGTCGTTCCACCCCGACGACCGGGCGAAGGCGATCGGCGCGTGGTCCGGGCTGGGCGGCATCGCCGGCGCGCTCGGCCCGTTCCTCGGCGGATGGCTGGTCGAAGTGGCCAGCTGGCGGCTGGTGTTCCTGATCAACGTGCCGCTCGCGGCGACCGTCGTCCTGGTCGCGCTGAAACACGTGCCGGAGACCCGCGACCCCGGCGCCGCACGGCAACTGGACTTCACCGGCGCGGCCATGGGCGCCCTCGGGCTGGCCGGGCTGAGCTACGGGTTCACCGCGTGGCCGTCGCTCGGACCGGGCGCGCCGTCCGTGCTGATCGCGCTGGCCATCGGCATCGCCGGGATCGTCGCGTTCGTGCTGGCCGAGCGGCGCTCGCCGCACCCGATGCTCCCGCTCGGCGTGTTCGCGTCCCGCCAGTTCACCGCGGCGAACCTGGTGACCTTCGCGGTGTACGCGGCGCTGGGCGGGGTGTTCTTCCTCGTGGTGCTGAACCTGCAGGTCGTCGGCGGGTTCTCGCCGGTGGCCGCCGGGTCGGCGATGCTGCCGGTGACCGCGCTGATGCTGCTGCTGTCGGCGCGGGCCGGCGCGCTGGGGCAGCGGACCGGGCCGCGGCTGCCGATGACCGCCGGACCGCTCGTGTGCGCGGTGGCGCTCGTGCTGCTGTCCCGGATCTCGGCGAGCCCGTCCTACCTGACCGAGGTGCTACCCGCGGTGGTGGTGCTCGGGCTCGGGCTGTCCCTCACGGTGGCGCCGCTCACCGCGACCGCGCTCGGCGCCCTGGACGACCGGTACGCCGGGGTGGCCAGCGGCGCGAACAACGCCATCGCACGCACGGCCGGGCTGCTGGCCGTCGCGGTGCTGCCGCTGGTCGCGGGGATCGGCAGCGGCAGCCTGACCGATCCGGTGGCCCTCGCGCCCGCCTACCGCACCGCGATGCTGGTGTGCGCGGGAATGCTCGTCGCCGGTGGCGTGGTCGCGTTCGCGTTCGTCCCGGGCCGTCCGAAGCCGGCGGCGCCGAGCCCGGTGCACGTCCACTGCGCGGTGGGTGCCCCGCCGCTGCACCCGGCGGAATGCCGCGAGCCCACCGATCCCTGA